In one Excalfactoria chinensis isolate bCotChi1 chromosome 17, bCotChi1.hap2, whole genome shotgun sequence genomic region, the following are encoded:
- the PMP22 gene encoding peripheral myelin protein 22 has translation MLLLLLGIIVLHITVLVLLFVSTIVSHWLVNGGQTADLWQNCTSGAVFQCLTSSTNEWLQSVQAMMILSVIFSVLSLFLFFCQLFTLTKGGRFYLTGIFQILAGLCVMSGAAIFTVRHTDWHEPSENISYGFAYILAWVAFPLALASGIIYVILRKRE, from the exons atgctgcttttgctgctgggGATCATCGTGCTGCACATCACCGTGCTGGTGCTCCTCTTCGTCTCCACCATCGTCAGC CATTGGCTTGTGAACGGTGGGCAGACGGCGGACCTGTGGCAGAACTGCACCTCTGGTGCTGTCTTCCAGTGCCTGACATCATCCACGAATG aatGGTTGCAGTCTGTCCAAGCAATGATGATCCTCTCCGTCATCTTCAGCGTCTTGTCtctcttcctgttcttctgtCAGCTCTTCACGCTCACCAAGGGTGGACGGTTTTACCTTACCGGGATCTTCCAAATCCTTGCTG ggctctgcGTGATGAGTGGTGCAGCCATCTTCACAGTGAGGCACACGGACTGGCACGAACCCTCGGAAAACATCTCCTATGGCTTTGCCTATATCCTGGCGTGGGTGGCCTTCCCCCTGGCCCTCGCCAGTGGCATCATCTATGTCATCCTACGGAAGCGCGAGTGA